A window of Paenibacillus antri contains these coding sequences:
- a CDS encoding 3'-5' exonuclease, with protein sequence MAYMVPNPVPARASAGERMLFETLRTNLPEDYIVYYEPEFDGRRPSAVVIGPDLGLIVLEVADYTSKSLYRLGRDEWLIWSASGGKVPVMNPLEQARDHARGIADRLKRERPLTEETGARLKFAIGYGTVFPRMSQSEFLRCGVSDVVGTSFALCRDELDPEDEAFAPDALYDKIQGMFPSRRKQRTILSREDMRAIRSHLVPEARVGASLRPPFELQDQLLLSAHPIDPLDHAQEQLARALGDRHRLIRGAAGCGKTLVLANRARLLAKQHPDWRILVLCFGISLSRTLEQTIERMMEEPEDLFDFPNDPNDKRPSRVEVYTFREWLRNELRTKDEDIPILLRMAERGEAILPSYDAILIDEGQEFEPEWLRLVSTCLNPQTQSLLLVEDSAQSMSRRKKSLARNTGLDFRGRSKILAMNYRNSMQIVQFAWEFFQAQSPLRNRVKQGFIDGADMIPPQAAKRRGPDPIVKRFSRLKEEMEFVSESIVYLHDVMKIPYADVAILYRVKNSYNQPYIDDIRDGLKSRSLPFSWVSEDAEPRRDRGDGDDDAVRISTIDGAKETDFRAVFIVNLESMPFSLEEAEEREVSLLYIGMTRALDWLFLTYSGESKFTAYLEEAAKRRSESTSNHHRSG encoded by the coding sequence ATGGCCTACATGGTGCCGAATCCCGTGCCGGCGCGCGCGTCGGCAGGAGAACGAATGCTGTTCGAGACCTTGAGGACGAACCTTCCCGAGGATTACATCGTCTATTACGAGCCCGAGTTCGACGGTCGGCGGCCGAGCGCGGTCGTCATCGGTCCGGATTTAGGGCTCATCGTATTGGAAGTGGCGGACTATACAAGCAAGTCGCTATATCGGCTTGGGCGTGACGAGTGGTTGATCTGGAGCGCAAGCGGAGGGAAGGTTCCGGTCATGAATCCGCTGGAACAAGCCAGAGACCATGCGAGGGGGATCGCCGACCGTTTGAAGCGAGAGCGCCCCTTAACGGAAGAGACAGGCGCTCGACTTAAGTTCGCGATCGGCTACGGAACCGTATTCCCGCGAATGAGTCAGTCGGAGTTTCTCCGTTGCGGCGTCTCCGACGTCGTCGGTACTTCGTTCGCATTATGCCGGGACGAGCTCGATCCGGAGGACGAGGCATTCGCGCCGGATGCGCTGTACGATAAGATCCAAGGCATGTTCCCTTCGCGAAGGAAGCAGAGAACGATCCTTTCGCGCGAAGACATGCGAGCGATTCGGTCGCATCTGGTACCGGAAGCGCGGGTCGGCGCCTCATTGCGTCCGCCGTTCGAGCTGCAGGATCAATTGCTGCTCTCCGCGCATCCCATCGATCCGTTGGATCATGCCCAGGAGCAATTGGCCAGGGCGCTCGGCGACAGGCATCGGCTTATTCGCGGGGCGGCGGGCTGCGGCAAGACGCTCGTGTTGGCTAACCGGGCAAGGCTGCTTGCGAAGCAACACCCCGATTGGCGGATTCTTGTCTTATGCTTCGGCATTTCGTTGTCCCGAACCCTGGAGCAGACGATCGAACGGATGATGGAGGAGCCGGAAGACCTGTTCGACTTCCCGAACGACCCCAACGACAAGAGACCTTCCCGGGTCGAGGTGTATACCTTCCGCGAATGGCTGCGGAACGAGCTGCGGACGAAGGACGAGGACATCCCGATCCTGCTCCGGATGGCGGAACGAGGCGAGGCGATCCTGCCGTCGTACGATGCGATCCTGATCGACGAGGGGCAGGAATTCGAACCGGAGTGGCTGCGACTCGTCAGCACCTGTCTCAATCCGCAGACGCAATCGTTGCTGTTGGTGGAAGACAGCGCGCAGTCCATGTCCCGCAGGAAGAAGAGCCTCGCTCGGAATACCGGCTTGGATTTCCGCGGACGCTCGAAGATTCTGGCCATGAACTACCGGAATTCGATGCAAATCGTCCAGTTCGCTTGGGAATTCTTCCAAGCGCAATCTCCGCTTCGGAATCGAGTCAAGCAAGGTTTCATCGACGGCGCGGACATGATTCCTCCGCAAGCGGCGAAGCGGAGAGGCCCGGATCCGATCGTGAAGCGATTCTCAAGATTGAAGGAAGAGATGGAATTCGTATCCGAGTCGATCGTTTACTTACATGACGTCATGAAGATTCCTTATGCCGACGTCGCGATCTTGTATCGGGTGAAGAATAGTTACAACCAACCGTACATCGACGACATCCGAGACGGCTTGAAGAGCCGCTCGCTGCCATTCTCTTGGGTGTCGGAAGACGCCGAACCGAGACGCGACCGCGGCGACGGCGACGACGACGCGGTTCGAATTTCGACGATCGACGGCGCGAAGGAAACCGACTTCCGCGCGGTCTTCATCGTGAATCTCGAGAGTATGCCATTCTCGTTGGAGGAGGCGGAGGAGCGCGAAGTCTCCCTGCTCTATATCGGCATGACCCGCGCATTGGATTGGTTGTTCCTGACGTATAGCGGGGAGTCCAAATTCACGGCGTATTTGGAGGAAGCGGCGAAGCGCCGAAGCGAATCGACGTCGAATCATCATCGGTCGGGTTGA
- a CDS encoding RNA polymerase alpha subunit C-terminal domain-containing protein: MEAKSKTLRTCVNGHQFYKSSDCPSCPICENERKPDVGFLSLLAAPARRALEHQGITDFEELSKYREKEILAFHGMGPKSIPILRAALKEQGLSFKD, translated from the coding sequence ATGGAAGCAAAGAGCAAAACGTTAAGAACTTGCGTCAATGGACATCAGTTCTATAAGAGCAGCGATTGCCCTTCTTGCCCGATCTGCGAGAACGAACGGAAACCCGACGTCGGGTTTCTGTCTCTTCTGGCGGCGCCGGCAAGAAGGGCGTTGGAGCATCAAGGGATCACCGATTTTGAAGAACTGTCGAAATATCGGGAGAAAGAAATTTTAGCTTTCCACGGAATGGGGCCGAAGTCGATCCCGATCCTTCGCGCCGCTTTGAAGGAGCAGGGGTTATCGTTCAAGGATTAG
- a CDS encoding DUF3951 domain-containing protein codes for MIFSMYFFGMLMVLIVLLLGIIGYKVLRKRELPDLRYTPFDNITGQTHVEFHLEKEVMEEENENGDGTRKTRTRK; via the coding sequence ATGATTTTTAGCATGTATTTTTTCGGAATGCTGATGGTACTCATCGTTCTCTTACTCGGTATCATCGGTTATAAAGTATTGAGGAAAAGAGAGCTTCCCGATTTGAGATATACGCCGTTCGATAACATTACAGGCCAAACCCATGTCGAATTTCATCTGGAGAAGGAGGTTATGGAAGAGGAGAACGAGAATGGTGACGGGACGAGGAAAACAAGAACGCGGAAGTGA
- a CDS encoding MFS transporter codes for MTRTLFPRLKGNSRGCLAFEPLFLLPYSMFATYSTIYMHELGLSETQIGWVTTLTLAVQVFSSFISGYLTDRMGRKAALLTFDLISWSVGTLLWAVSQNVWFFVAAAFINGFQRVPHTAFYCLLVEDTEPKERTYVFTVLQVIGVVGGLFAPLGGLLVHHYGTVTGVRIMYVLAFALMTAQFLGRHFTTHETEMGQRKKRETRELGLKASLRDYMTTMRAIFADRSLLLMFGVYILFNFQMTVKGTYLALYLKDELGVADNLISIVPAVSSVVMLLVLWLVTPRIPERLMHRMLSWGFVLSAVSNAMLALTPTGSMGWIAASTVLAAGATMITAPYLEAAVANAIDDEQRAKMFALLSVLVLLVVSPSGIIGGWAYSLDPRMPIWLVTGAFALSLPLLVAVGRPGSRTLGVTPPVSSE; via the coding sequence TTGACTCGCACCTTATTCCCTAGGTTGAAGGGAAACAGCAGAGGCTGTCTCGCTTTCGAACCTTTGTTTTTGCTGCCATACAGCATGTTCGCTACCTACTCCACCATCTATATGCACGAACTCGGGCTTAGCGAAACCCAGATCGGATGGGTCACGACGCTGACGCTGGCCGTTCAGGTGTTTTCGTCGTTCATCAGCGGATATTTGACCGATCGGATGGGTCGGAAGGCCGCGTTGCTGACGTTCGATCTCATTAGCTGGTCCGTCGGAACGCTGCTCTGGGCCGTGTCTCAGAACGTTTGGTTTTTCGTTGCCGCCGCCTTCATCAACGGTTTTCAACGAGTACCTCATACTGCGTTCTACTGCTTGCTGGTCGAAGATACGGAACCGAAGGAACGAACCTATGTCTTCACAGTGCTTCAGGTGATCGGCGTCGTCGGCGGTCTGTTCGCGCCGCTCGGCGGACTGCTCGTTCATCATTACGGCACGGTAACGGGCGTCCGAATCATGTACGTCCTGGCATTCGCGTTAATGACCGCTCAGTTCCTGGGACGCCACTTTACGACGCATGAGACGGAGATGGGGCAACGCAAGAAGCGAGAGACGCGGGAGCTTGGTCTCAAGGCGAGCCTGCGCGATTACATGACGACAATGAGGGCTATCTTTGCCGACAGAAGCCTGCTGCTCATGTTTGGCGTCTACATCCTATTTAACTTTCAAATGACGGTGAAGGGGACGTATCTCGCGCTGTATCTGAAAGACGAGCTCGGGGTGGCGGACAACCTGATCTCCATCGTGCCTGCCGTCTCTTCGGTCGTCATGCTGCTCGTGCTATGGCTCGTAACGCCGAGAATTCCGGAGCGCTTGATGCATCGCATGTTGTCGTGGGGGTTCGTCTTGTCGGCCGTATCGAACGCCATGCTCGCCTTGACTCCGACGGGCTCCATGGGCTGGATCGCCGCCAGCACGGTGTTGGCCGCCGGCGCAACCATGATTACAGCCCCGTACTTGGAAGCCGCGGTCGCGAACGCTATCGACGACGAGCAGCGGGCGAAGATGTTCGCATTGTTGTCCGTGCTCGTTCTCCTCGTCGTCTCCCCTTCCGGGATTATCGGCGGCTGGGCGTACTCGCTCGACCCGCGGATGCCGATCTGGCTCGTTACGGGCGCCTTCGCGCTCAGCCTCCCCCTTCTCGTTGCGGTGGGGCGGCCGGGGAGCCGGACGTTAGGCGTAACGCCTCCCGTCTCTTCGGAATGA
- a CDS encoding ABC transporter ATP-binding protein gives MFEVNDLTKVYPGGRGIQGLNLAVRAGEVVALLGPNGAGKTTALLAMGGCLRTDRGEALWEGVSVTERPYPSKLHIGLMIGEPAPYPYLTGYDYLKLYHKLYPGIDEVRIQHTLELVGMTAHRRVKIKHYSTGMKQRIDLASALLHRPKLLLLDEPFSGMDIEGRREMAAMLRCLVTETGMSLVVSSHLVHDIEDLITHACIVYDGRQVETASLQRIRESFENVEDYYLHCVAKHRGGAA, from the coding sequence ATGTTCGAAGTCAACGATCTAACGAAGGTCTATCCCGGTGGCCGCGGCATCCAAGGCCTCAACCTCGCCGTTCGCGCAGGCGAGGTTGTCGCTTTATTGGGGCCGAACGGAGCCGGGAAGACGACCGCGCTGTTAGCGATGGGGGGCTGCCTCCGGACGGACCGCGGCGAAGCGCTCTGGGAAGGGGTATCCGTTACCGAGCGGCCCTATCCGTCCAAGCTTCATATCGGTCTTATGATCGGCGAACCGGCGCCTTATCCTTACCTTACCGGCTACGACTATCTGAAACTCTACCACAAACTGTATCCGGGCATCGATGAGGTGCGCATCCAACATACTTTGGAGCTTGTAGGGATGACGGCGCACCGTCGCGTCAAGATCAAGCATTACTCCACCGGCATGAAGCAGCGGATCGATCTCGCGAGCGCGCTCTTGCATCGGCCGAAGCTGCTGCTTCTCGACGAACCGTTCTCGGGCATGGACATCGAGGGCCGCCGCGAGATGGCTGCGATGCTGCGCTGCCTTGTCACCGAGACAGGCATGAGCCTCGTCGTTTCTTCTCACTTGGTGCACGACATCGAAGACCTGATCACGCATGCTTGCATCGTGTACGACGGGCGACAGGTCGAAACCGCGAGCTTGCAGCGAATCAGGGAATCGTTCGAAAACGTGGAGGATTATTATTTGCACTGCGTCGCAAAGCATAGGGGCGGTGCCGCATGA